The Alnus glutinosa chromosome 7, dhAlnGlut1.1, whole genome shotgun sequence genome includes a region encoding these proteins:
- the LOC133872449 gene encoding wall-associated receptor kinase-like 20 produces the protein MGTIPHFLCSHIFFLLFLSLRCSSQKACPNCGSIQVPYPLSTNPNCGDPDYSLRCDPGSQKIYFDSLNGSSYLVLGIMAASQRMVVQPSAWLPDRCVTQDMLVSEGLWLNQSLPFNITSSNTIFLFNCSPRLFVSPLNCTPSSLCHRYLESSGQVDTKRALQCASGLDPCCTFVAGGMPSAYKIRLHNSGCRAFRSILHLDPEKPADQWEEGLEIQWAPPSEPVCKTQLDCSGASKCLPAGMNGSLRCLCNKGHLWDHALGTCLRRKKNTKARLSLKVSIGVISFFSLAVVITAIIVRRSYRLTSLEKVAKAREEMLKSSNGGKSARMFHLKEMKRATNNFSKDRILGSGGFGEVYKGELQDGTVVAVKSARVGNVKSTEQVLNEVGILSQVNHKNLVRLLGCCVEGEQPLMIYEYISNGTLHGHLHGKFSTFLDWKTRLRVALQTAEALAYLHNAAYTPIYHRDVKSTNILLDGEFNAKVADFGLSRLAHPGLSHVSTCAQGTLGYLDPEYYRNYQLSDKSDVYSYGVVLLELLTSQKAIDFSRDQDDVNLATYVSQRVINGATMEVVDQRLLSKELSGDTLTSIKLFLELALSCLREKKGDRPGMKDVVQELQCIIQIVDQEEVVEMIPRGCLL, from the exons ATGGGCACAATACCACACTTCCTTTGCAGCcatatcttctttcttcttttccttagtCTTCGATGTTCTTCTCAAAAGGCCTGCCCAAACTGTGGCTCCATTCAAGTCCCGTATCCTCTAAGCACAAACCCCAACTGCGGTGACCCGGATTACTCTCTCCGTTGTGATCCCGGCTCtcagaaaatttattttgactCCTTGAATGGAAGTTCTTATCTTGTACTCGGCATCATGGCCGCATCTCAACGCATGGTGGTGCAACCATCGGCATGGCTGCCTGACAGATGTGTTACTCAAGACATGCTGGTGAGTGAAGGCCTTTGGTTGAACCAATCTCTCCCTTTCAACATCACTTCATCCAacaccatcttcctcttcaaCTGTTCACCCCGGCTTTTCGTCTCCCCTCTCAATTGCACTCCTTCTAGTCTCTGTCACCGTTACTTGGAAAGCTCAGGGCAAGTTGATACAAAGCGAGCACTTCAATGTGCAAGTGGTCTTGACCCTTGTTGCACCTTTGTTGCGGGTGGGATGCCTTCGGCGTACAAGATACGGCTTCACAATTCAGGTTGTAGAGCGTTCAGAAGTATCCTTCATTTGGATCCTGAGAAGCCTGCTGATCAATGGGAAGAGGGGTTGGAAATTCAATGGGCTCCCCCATCGGAACCTGTGTGTAAAACACAACTTGATTGCTCTGGTGCTTCCAAGTGTTTACCTGCCGGTATGAATGGCAGCCTCCGGTGTCTTTGCAATAAGGGACACCTTTGGGACCATGCGCTTGGAACTTGcttgagaaggaagaaaaacacTAAAGCTAGACTCAGCTTAAAGGTCTCCATAGGGGTAATCTCCTTTTTCTCTCTAGCAGTAGTAATAACTGCTATCATAGTAAGAAGATCCTACAGACTCACTAGCCTAGAGAAGGTGGCCAAGGCAAGAGAGGAGATGTTGAAGTCAAGCAATGGTGGGAAATCTGCGAGGATGTTTCATTTGAAAGAGATGAAGAGAGCAACAAATAACTTCTCCAAAGACAGGATTTTAGGGAGTGGTGGTTTTGGGGAAGTCTACAAAGGTGAGCTTCAAGATGGGACCGTTGTGGCAGTTAAGTCAGCAAGAGTTGGCAACGTTAAAAGCACCGAACAAGTACTCAATGAAGTTGGGATACTCTCTCAAGTCAACCACAAAAACCTAGTTAGACTGTTGGGTTGCTGCGTGGAAGGTGAGCAGCCATTGATGATCTACGAGTACATCTCAAATGGAACCCTCCATGGCCATTTACATGGCAAGTTTTCAACTTTCCTAGACTGGAAAACGAGGCTGAGAGTTGCATTGCAAACTGCAGAAGCATTGGCTTATTTACACAATGCTGCATATACTCCCATCTACCATCGAGATGTCAAGTCCACAAATATACTATTGGATGGTGAGTTCAATGCCAAAGTTGCAGATTTTGGGCTCTCCAGATTGGCTCACCCAGGGCTGAGCCATGTATCAACCTGTGCTCAGGGAACATTGGGGTACTTGGATCCAGAATACTATCGCAACTATCAGTTATCTGATAAAAGTGATGTCTATAGTTATGGGGTTGTGCTGCTTGAGCTTCTGACCTCCCAGAAGGCAATTGATTTTTCGCGTGATCAAGACGATGTCAACCTAGCCACTTATGTGAGCCAAAGGGTCATCAATGGTGCAACCATGGAGGTTGTGGATCAGCGGCTTCTCAGCAAGGAGCTGTCAGGCGATACACTGACAAGCATAAAGCTCTTCTTAGAGCTTGcactttcctgtttgagagagaagaagggGGATAGGCCAGGAATGAAGGATGTTGTTCAAGAACTGCAATGCATAATCCAAATTGTTGATCAAGAAGAG GTGGTGGAAATGATTCCAAGAGGATGCTTATTGTAA
- the LOC133873548 gene encoding peptidyl-prolyl cis-trans isomerase FKBP16-4, chloroplastic-like — MALSLFPCHHHTLPLLRRPIIQFPIIGTGKRPSDRNPNGFPCRCSYSSSNDAAEPATLSLQYEGRRALLGSLLTTAAGFCVSHVAEAVSTSRRALRGAKVPESEFTALPNGLKYYDLKVGAGLQAVKGSRVAVHYVAKWKGITFMTSRQGLGVGGGTPYGFDVGQSERGSVLKGLDLGVQGMRVGGQRLLIVPPELAYGSKGVQEIPPNATIELDVELLAIKQSPFGSPVKIVEG; from the exons ATGGCACTCTCCCTCTTCCCTTGCCATCACCACACTCTACCTCTCCTTCGTAGGCCTATCATCCAATTTCCCATTAttg GGACAGGGAAGAGACCATCTGACAGAAATCCAAATGGGTTTCCATGTAGGTGCTCATACTCTTCCTCCAATGATGCTGCAGAACCAGCCACGCTATCTTTACAGTATGAAGGAAGAAGGGCATTGCTTGGTTCTCTCCTCACAACTG CTGCGGGATTCTGTGTCTCTCATGTGGCTGAGGCTGTTAGCACAAGTAGAAGAGCT CTAAGAGGAGCAAAAGTACCTGAAAGTGAATTTACAGCCCTACCCAATGGTCTGAA GTACTATGATTTAAAGGTTGGAGCTGGACTTCAGGCTGTGAAGGGATCCCGGGTTGCA GTTCACTATGTTGCTAAATGGAAGGGTATCACTTTTATGACTAGTAGACAAGGACTTGGTGTTGGAGGAGGAACG CCATATGGATTTGATGTAGGCCAATCTGAGAGGGGCTCAGTCCTTAAAGGATTAGATCTAGGTGTACAAGGCATGCGGGTTGGAGGTCAG CGATTACTAATTGTTCCTCCTGAGCTAGCTTATGGAAGCAAAGGAGTCCAGGAAATCCCTCCTAATGCGACAATAGAG TTGGATGTTGAACTACTGGCCATCAAACAAAGCCCATTTGG GTCTCCTGTAAAAATTGTTGAAGGTTAA